In the genome of Aspergillus luchuensis IFO 4308 DNA, chromosome 2, nearly complete sequence, one region contains:
- a CDS encoding ankyrin repeat domain-containing protein (COG:M;~EggNog:ENOG410PG00;~InterPro:IPR002110,IPR036770,IPR001810,IPR020683;~PFAM:PF12796,PF00023,PF13637;~go_function: GO:0005515 - protein binding [Evidence IEA]) produces the protein MGLADLCVDVVLEFLRYLSLEELLSLRMVCRYLNEVIVVNLLYITTVDKRISNRLLSRILLEYMNQDTALKSQVTKIRDYMRTCASEHDRKKCTMGRCLRAISVALTTYNGREWVLQNYRTAVMSWIESWDKDNNCIPFLLAAWMGLQSIVISALDQGIHANTSHPFLGAALHAAAYNNDTVLAKELILRGVNRRKRDGAFGDTFQLAAYRGSDQFIHTMLMADPGLRVQISQTTSTYGPFGSAFNAAAAAGHDRVVRMLLAHKAKPNILAPMQRTAMFLAARSGRADVVELLLQSGLIDPSVPDCHDISPLLAAIQGGHESVVRLLLQISKVKLNDTGRNGNIPAPLMVAASQGKARIVRMLLKRPDIDVNRYAQGLPPIFAAADNNHADVVSLLQCRRDISLFTPDQSQYLLNIAVSHGQTDIVRTLLNNGHHIDPHILDSNGQASLHIAVTKNRIDILNLLLTYPFTDPNHTDTQGRTPLMLAVLHNNHHIIHLLMQDTRTRYDITDSSNTTLLMQAIIKNNDTVFHTALNHSTDHHLNTQNTTGATALHLACITNTTFALESLLSITTINPNLQNTQGLTPLHCAILHKSTQAIIWLLETPTISPQLPDHKGTTPLCLAIVQNKLIAADLLLSHPFVDINHPSPSPSPENQYTPLILTTITNNLPLMHHLLHHPDINPNLPDANGDTPLAHAAKHGHIAIAKALLAHPATNPHLRPQIAGGTVGAPPLVHAAENNHLEMVRLLLLSGVYPDVPDRYLRTPLIAAAERGHTEVARELFRLGGGDVDVEHMDVRRMTALRVAARNGHEGVVRLLVMEVGVKVDLGRRSGVKLVEEVKGLGFGGVVRLLESGGGSGNGNGHGGMYGFF, from the exons ATGGGTCTGGCGGATCTCTGCGTGGACGTGGTCCTAGAGTTCCTGCGCTATCTCAGTCTGGAGGAATTGTTGTCGCTGAGGATGGTTTGCC GTTATCTGAATGAGGTTATCGTGGTGAACCTTCTCTATATCACTACAGTGGACAAGCGCATCAGCAATCGTCTGTTGTCCCGGATTCTACTTGAATATATGAACCAGGATACAGCACTCAAGTCCCAGGTTACTAAGATCCGAGACTACATGAGAACATGTGCAAGTGAGCATGATCGCAAGAAATGCACCATGGGCCGTTGCTTGAGAGCCATCAGCGTCGCCCTGACCACGTATAACGGTCGAGAGTGGGTGCTCCAGAACTACAGGACCGCCGTGATGTCTTGGATAGAATCCTGGGACAAAGACAACAACTGCATTCCCTTCCTTCTGGCAGCTTGGATGGGCTTACAGAGTATTGTTATATCGGCCCTGGATCAGGGCATACATGCCAATACAAGCCATCCTTTTCTCGGGGCCGCCTTGCACGCTGCAGCGTACAACAACGACACCGTCCTAGCCAAAGAGCTCATCTTACGCGGCGTCAATAGGAGAAAACGGGATGGCGCCTTCGGAGACACATTCCAGCTTGCAGCCTACAGAGGGTCTGATCAGTTCATCCACACGATGTTGATGGCTGATCCGGGTTTGCGAGTCCAGATTTCTCAGACTACGTCTACCTATGGTCCATTCGGAAGTGCGTTCaatgcagcagctgcagcaggacATGATCGAGTGGTGAGGATGCTCTTGGCGCACAAGGCCAAGCCAAATATCCTTGCTCCTATGCAGAGGACCGCAATGTTCCTGGCTGCAAGAAGTGGTAGAGCAGATGTAGTCGAGTTGTTGCTCCAATCCGGGCTGATTGATCCCAGTGTCCCTGACTGTCATGATATATCGCCTTTGTTAGCTGCCATCCAGGGAGGCCACGAGTCAGTCGTTcgtctccttctccagatcaGCAAAGTCAAGCTGAATGACACCGGACGCAATGGCAACATCCCCGCACCACTGATGGTCGCTGCTAGCCAGGGCAAAGCCCGTATTGTCCGAATGCTCTTGAAGCGCCCTGATATCGACGTCAATCGCTATGCACAAGGGCTCCCTCCAAtcttcgcagcagcagacaacAACCACGCAGATGTAGTGAGCTTACTGCAATGCAGACGTGACATTTCCCTTTTCACCCCGGACCAGTCTCAATACCTCCTGAATATAGCAGTCTCCCACGGCCAGACAGACATAGTCAGAACACTGCTAAACAACGGACATCACATCGATCCACACATCCTAGACAGCAACGGCCAAGCATCCCTCCACATAGCAGTCACCAAGAATCGCATAGACATCCtaaacctcctcctcacctaCCCCTTCACGGACCCCAATCACACAGACACCCAAGGCCGCACGCCTCTCATGCTCGCCGTCCtgcacaacaaccaccacatcatccacctaCTCATGCAAGACACCCGAACCCGCTACGACATCaccgacagcagcaacacaaCACTGCTAATGCAGGCCATCATCAAGAACAACGACACCGTCTTCCATACCGCCCTCAACCACAGCaccgaccaccacctcaacaCCCAAAACACCACCGGCGCAACAGCCCTCCACCTCGCCTgcatcaccaacaccacttTCGCCCTCgaatccctcctctccatcaccaccataaACCCCAACCTGCAAAACACCCAAGGcctcacccccctccacTGCGCCATCCTCCACAAATCCACCCAAGCCATCATCTGGCTCCTCGAAACCCCAACCATCTCCCCCCAACTCCCAGATCACAAGGGCACAACACCCTTATGTCTTGCCATCGTACAGAACAAGCTCATCGCCGcagaccttctcctctcccatccCTTCGTGGACATAAAccacccatccccatccccgtcACCCGAGAACCAATACACCCCCCTAATCCTCACTACGATAACCAACAACCTTCCCCTAAtgcaccacctcctccaccacccagacATAAACCCCAACCTCCCCGACGCCAACGGCGACACACCTCTCGCCCACGCCGCGAAGCACGGCCACATAGCCATAGCGAAAGCCCTCCTCGCACACCCAGCCACAAACCCGCACTTACGACCCCAGATAGCTGGGGGGACAGTGGGTGCACCGCCGCTTGTCCACGCAGCGGAGAACAACCATCTGGAGATGGTGCGACTTCTTCTCTTAAGCGGGGTGTATCCCGATGTGCCGGACCGGTATCTCCGCACGCCGTTGATCGCTGCAGCGGAACGGGGCCATACGGAGGTAGCGAGGGAGTTGTTCCGgcttgggggtggggatgtggatgttgagcaTATGGatgtgaggaggatgacggcgTTGAGGGTTGCGGCGAGGAATGGACatgagggggtggtgaggttgctggtgatggaggtcggggtgaaggtggatttggggaggaggtccGGGGTTAagttggtggaggaggtgaaggggttggggtttgggggggtggtgaggttgttaGAGTCTGGcggtgggagtgggaatggaaatggaCACGGGGGGATGTACGGGTTCTTTTAA
- a CDS encoding NADH:flavin oxidoreductase/NADH oxidase (COG:C;~EggNog:ENOG410Q2DB;~InterPro:IPR044152,IPR001155,IPR013785;~PFAM:PF00724;~go_function: GO:0003824 - catalytic activity [Evidence IEA];~go_function: GO:0003959 - NADPH dehydrogenase activity [Evidence IEA];~go_function: GO:0010181 - FMN binding [Evidence IEA];~go_function: GO:0016491 - oxidoreductase activity [Evidence IEA];~go_function: GO:0050661 - NADP binding [Evidence IEA];~go_process: GO:0055114 - oxidation-reduction process [Evidence IEA]) — protein sequence MKDIKIEPAKGISYFTPAQQTPAGTAANPQTSGKAIPKLFQPITIRGLTFQNRLGVSPMCQYSAQDGHMTDYHLAHLGGIAQRGPGLIMIEATAVQPEGRISPQDVGLWKDSQIAPIARVIEFAHSQGQKIGIQLAHAGRKASTTAPWMMNHGNVATENVGGWPDNVKGPSDVPFSETFPKPQAMSKDDIREFKEAWAAAAKRALVAGADFIEIHNAHGYLLASFLTPYANKRTDEYGGSLENRMRLPLEIAQLTRDTVGKHVPVFLRLSASDWLDSDLEETWGLQDAVKFAEALVAQGAIDLIDVSSGGLHSSQKVKSGPGFQAPFGIAVKKAVGERMLVATVGHIKDGRLANRLLEEEGLDVILVGRGFQKDPGLVWTFAQHLDVEIAMPGQIRWGFSKRGGTPFVDPSVYKSSL from the exons atgaaggaCATCAAGATCGAGCCCGCAAAGGGCATTTCCTACTTTACCCCAGCACAACAAACCCCAGCAGGGACAGCAGCGAACCCGCAGACCAGTGGAAAGGCGATACCCAAGCTCTTCCAGCCGATTACCATTCGAGGATTAACATTTCAAAATCGTCTTGGG GTATCCCCAATGTGCCAGTATTCCGCCCAGGATGGCCACATGACAGACTACCACCTCGCCCACCTGGGCGGTATAGCCCAGCGAGGCCCAGGTCTTATCATGATCGAGGCCACTGCTGTCCAACCGGAAGGTCGCATCTCACCGCAGGATGTCGGGCTATGGAAAGACTCCCAAATCGCACCGATAGCCCGAGTCATCGAGTTCGCGCATAGTCAAGGCCAGAAAATCGGCATCCAGCTTGCGCACGCAGGTCGGAAAGCGAGTACTACTGCACCTTGGATGATGAACCATGGCAATGTGGCAACAGAAAATGTCGGTGGATGGCCCGATAATGTCAAAGGACCCAGTGATGTACCCTTCAGCGAGACATTTCCGAAACCGCAAGCTATGAGCAAGGACGACATCCGCGAATTCAAGGAAGCGTGGGCTGCCGCCGCGAAACGGGCCCTTGTGGCCGGGGCGGATTTCATTGAAATTCATAATGCGCATGGATATCTGCTTGCCTCGTTTTTGACCCCTTACGCGAACAAGCGGACGGATGAGTATGGTGGTTCCTTAGAGAACCGGATGCGATTGCCGCTGGAGATTGCCCAGTTGACTCGTGATACGGTGGGTAAGCATGTGCCTGTTTTCCTGCGTCTTTCGGCGTCGGATTGGCTGGATAGTGATTTGGAAGAAACCTGGGGCTTGCAGGATGCGGTGAAGTTTGCTGAAGCGTTGGTCGCTCAAGGAGCTATCGATCTGATTGATGTTTCTTCTGGCGGTCTACATTCGAGTCAAAAAGTCAAATCTGGGCCTGGGTTTCAGGCACCGTTTGGCATTGCGGTTAAGAAGGCGGTCGGGGAAAGGATGCTTGTTGCGACGGTTGGCCATATCAAGGATGGAAGGCTGGCAAATCGGTtgctcgaagaagaaggactaGATGTCATTCTTGTGGGGCGTGGATTTCAGAAAGATCCTGGATTGGTGTGGACCTTTGCGCAGCACCTTGATGTTGAGATTGCTATGCCGGGCCAGATTCGCTGGGGATTCTCCAAACGGGGAGGAACGCCATTTGTCGATCCGTCGGTCTATAAGTCCTCACTATGA
- a CDS encoding uncharacterized protein (COG:S;~EggNog:ENOG410PT7R), whose product MSTSGLLYAASRLNSPSRISSDVFNTWYNDIHVRDVLKTSGINSAARYETAAVPQDSSPWTFLALYPVPDLEFLKTEEFSSIPVTSDVLPGPTHSCMDIAHFDIRRYREVGIREDSDMPSGPMSHLLTVEFDLPSHIDKADDQAVMDWFCGIYSSNGAPQRVAIHEVFQAMLFPDGKPAEPPRYLALLELNGDDNVYDEAIKKIQLVANVGQWKVHKVFD is encoded by the exons ATGTCTACTTCGGGCCTACTCTATGCAGCCTCAAGGCTCAATTCTCCCTCGCGAATATCGTCAGATGTCTTTAACACCTGGTATAATGACATCCATGTGCGTGATGTCCTCAAGACCTCGGGAATCAACTCCGCAGCCCGCTATGAAACGGCTGCAGTGCCCCAAGACAGTTCCCCATGGACGTTCCTTGCTCTCTACCCCGTCCCAGACCTCGAGTTTCTGAAGACAGAGGAGTTTTCGAGCATCCCCGTGACTAGTGATGTTCTGCCGGGGCCGACACACAGTTGTATGGATATAGCGCATTTCGATATCAGGCGATACCGCGAGGTCGGGATACGAGAAGACTCAGATATGCCATCAG GTCCGATGTCTCATCTCCTTACTGTGGAGTTTGACTTGCCTTCACACATTGACAAAGCCGATGACCAGGCTGTGATGGATTGGTTCTGTGggatatatagtagtaatggCGCGCCTCAGCGGGTGGCCATTCATGAGGTCTTCCAGGCTATGTTGTTCCCGGATGGGAAACCAGCAGAGCCGCCGCGTTACTTGGCTTTG TTGGAACTTAACGGTGACGACAATGTGTACGACGAAGCTATCAAGAAGATCCAATTGGTCGCAAATGTTGGCCAGTGGAAAGTGCACAAGGTCTTTGACTGA